In the Ptychodera flava strain L36383 chromosome 23 unlocalized genomic scaffold, AS_Pfla_20210202 Scaffold_23__1_contigs__length_28996876_pilon, whole genome shotgun sequence genome, cacacacacacgaaaATACTTACTTTGACCTAAACGCGATTCGTGTACTGTGAacttaaagtgtatgtcccgcataaattcaaagttattttTGCTTAAAATCaaccatgctatatgattttgccatccctactttatcaaataaatgcatcatcCCGAGAAAACGACGCgattaaatattataaaaatacaatattttgtgcGATTTTGAAGTTGACTGCCGTTCGGCTCGTTTCGGAAATCGCGGGCCTTGcaaccggaaatgacgtaactaattgAACATACGAGCAGCTTGTCCTTAGTAACGGGGACGCTGGACGCTCGCAATCAGCGCAGTCAAGTTTCATGATGGTGAAAAGATGTGTTGTCGGTGGCTGTAGCAATAGCAGCGATGGCTGTTTTAGCATGCATAACTTCCCTCGTGATAAAATAATGAGTGCAAAATGGGATAGgtttgtcaaattgacaaggAAAGATTGGAAAAGGGGTATTCCGACAAGCAATATATGCGGTGCCCACTTTCGAGTGCCTGATGACTTCGTTGGATACGCACAATGGCAAGCTGGGTACAAGAGTAGGCTGGATTTAGTTCCAGGGGCCATTCCATCAATTATACGACCGCAATGCCTTATCGATGCGACAGGAACCCCTCTTGCGACGCCCAGTGTCAAAAGGAAGCGGTCACCGGTGCCACCATCTGCTTCGCCAAGAGTGACAGTGACAAGGCGCGACAGACCGGGAAGAAAACTGTTCATATCGAGGGTAGGTAAACAATACAATGATGCCATAGATACTATACGTATATGCAATTGAACGGATAAAACCtatttttaattgtaaataAAAGAAATACGAGTGCTTGAACTGTTATATGTGTGACACTATGGTAAACAGATGTCGAACTTTTTCACTGGCTGTCACTCAGtaatttgtaaaactgaacGTAAGAACGATAGGCTTCTACTATAGGATAGAGAGGTGGACGGTACCGCTGCTGACACAACGAGTCAACATACAGGTATACCAACGACAAAGCAGTCGGAAAGCGTTACCATATGCCCTCATTTTGCCAAAGAAAGTGTCTTCCCTTAATGTTCTCACTTTCTTGATAATTTCGTAGTTATCAATCGATGAACACCGTGCTTATAGCAGACATGTATTATGAAACTGCATCGGTCTTTCTTAGTTACGGAACAGAAGAAGTGACCACGGTCGTAGCCCCCTCGACAGATATGCCTCCGGATATTTAACCTTAATATTGCATAAAGAAATTTGCTTGACAAGAAGTCTTGTCTTTTGCAATGTAAAGATTGTTGAAATCGATTAGGTTTGTGATGTTTTTCTCAAAAGCTAGCGGCGAGCAAACTACAATTTACAGGCACTAATGTTTTGGCGCCAACGAAGTGTCAAATGACGTCAAACTTATATTGTCATCGATTAATGATTATGAAACCTGCAAACATCATTGCGTTATTTTAACTGTTTCTCACAGATTCTAAACGACGCAGTTTACGTCGAAAAGGAACGTACCGACGACAATGACGAGTCACATGAGTCACAGCGTGCAAGTACGTCAAATTGTGATGTCTTACAGACCAAGTTACCCGGCGGCACTGAGCCAACGACTGAAAGTTTAGAGTTAGACACCTGTGTCAGCTGTGATGCTGTACAGAGTGGACCTGAGTGCATCAACAACTCGGCGGTACCAGTAATAAAAAGTGTACAAACAACAGGAACTCAAGTGACAATGAGAACGAAAAGCCGAACTAAAGGTAGGAATTTCTGAATGCTGCCTTCAGATTTCTGTAGTTGGAGTGACACCGCGTCTGTAGTAACCATTGAATTTCCTTAATACACGGGGGCACAggaaacaaacaagcaaacaaataaataaataaacacaaataaacaaaaatacaaacaagcatacaaatacataataaataataaacagaaaaacaaactaacaaatgtatacacaaatgcacacacacacacacatatatatatatgtatatatatacatatacatatacatatatatatatatatatatatatatatatatatatatatatatatatatatatatatatatcatgtgtgtgtgtgctagtGTAAGAGACAACAGCATATTGAAAGAAGATTGAAACGATTGACTCAAGCTCatgcaacatattcaaaatgtgattgcAGTACCACTACTCCTATACTTCCCAACGAATGTGACTTACATAACCAGCAACGTCTCTACATGAGCAGCCATTAAGTCACATCCATTTGGGAAGTATAGGAGTAGTGCAGTGGTACTGCTGTCGCATGTTGAATATGTTGCATGAGCtgttcagtcaatcatttcaatcttttttcaatatgctgttgtctcttacactagcacacacacacatgatatatatatatatatatatatatatatatatatatatatatatatatatatatatatatatatatatatatatatatatagtctaaaagtaatatctgttactgaggCTGATctttttttgcataattattgtgAGGCTTACACAACGTACTTTCGGAGCTACTATATGATTAAAAGTAAATAAAacgctgcacttgatatcataatttgcttgactGTAGTCCGTCTGAGCTCTGGTTTGCGGCAGATATGGTATCTGcttcaattgcctgaaattcaagcatagtgacgTGGTCCCGGTATCTTGAATTTTTGATCAGTGAAACTAATGTGTTACGagataatgcaaaatgcaaaatttgattgacagctgcttgttgtccccaaaatgaacaaaatgtcccccaaaataaaTGGTAGTGGGATACAGTATCTCCTGATCTAAAATTCCTGGCCGcaacactgatatatatatatgtgtgtgtgtacatttgtttatttgtttgtatatttgtcatttattcaatgttctatgatattgtatgtttgtttatctatttgtttTTCTGTGTTTATTACTATTTAAGTaattgtatgcttgtttgtatgtttattttttttatttgtttgtttcctgGGCCCCCTGTGATCATTAATAGggagtgttcagaatttacttccaagGGGGCCTGGGTGATTTTAAGGGAGGGGGAACCACCCATTTTCCCCAGTGGCAATTGGACTGAGCAGACAAAAagaccacaatcttttagggggaaTTTAAGGAAAACGAGatatcaattcaatatttgccctgAAGTCCTGATCTAAGAAAACCATAGTAGCTATAGCTACCATGCAGGGTGTCAGATCACAGTTCCGTCATTGTATTTAAACTCTTTTAGCTAAAAAATTTGGTAATACAGGTTGTTTCATATATCTACTGCTGCGCAGTATCTTGTTTTTCTCCCTGATGCGTCATTAACTgcccagtatttagcatgtcaacatgGACCATCCGGTGAACAGTAACTTCATGCAAGGTTTTTATAATGGAAATACATGTAGAGGATACTTAAGAATGAAGAgtgtaatgaaatattttttctcacCATGGctactgttttctttgaacaggTCAAATTTGCATTAAGGTTATGTATGGAGCTCAAAGTCATGGGAATGgatgattgaatgattgaatgtaaattatctCACAACATATATTGGTAACAcccatttaaaaaaaacaccaggaaaatagaaaatcctccggCCTTTCCAAAAAGTCAATTCTGAACACATCCATGAATTTAATTGTACAAACCAATAATTTCACCACATCATATCATGATGAATATGAAATATGAGAAATATATAGTTCAGATGTGATGTGCTTATCACCGAGGAGCAAATGAAgcaaatattatgaaaaatgaAGCTCTGTAAAAATGCATTAATTCAGAATTTAGGATTCTTAATATCTATAAGTGAGGTGTTTAAGTTCAATTGAAAAATGGAATAATAAAAGATATTTTCTACGGGTAGTGTAAAAAGCCCATAATAcagttcattttatttttctaggaGTCACTGTGAAACCAGAAACCCACCATATTGGCATACAGTGCAACTTGATTGATGCCAGACTGCTTGTGAATGAAGTTGGTTTGTCACAGTAtccagatgatgatgatggtgaagatgatgatgatgatggtgaagatgatgatgatgaagatcaAGATGAAGAtgtagatgatgatgatgatggtgatggtgatgatgattttgTCTCCTACCAAAGTGACCTTTCTAATCAATACTTACCTCAAAACATGTGAGTACTTATCAAGCAATTTAATATGtaacaatactttgatttcaaTATTCTCGTTGTTATCATAAAtggaatgaaatatttctctaggagaaataaaatacattgttgAATGGACCAGAGCTTTGCTTGGCCCTTGTTGGTTAGGGAAAGGACTTCTCTGAAATATGTCAGTCATTTGACATATATTATGATATCGCAAAGTTGTTAAAATTACTACATTATTTGATCTGACTCATTTTTACATCATTCTAATTGCAGACAATCATCAGCACAAGATGATCCACTTAACAATGCCAATGCTAATCAACCGCACAGAGAAGAAAAATTTCTAGTTTTTCGAACAGAGTTATTAGCACTGTTTGACCACTGCCCTCAGTGTAATGGACCAACTCATGGTGATATTTCTAAGAGGGTTGGTAGTCTGATCCATGTCACCCAAAAGTGTGGTAAGTGCGGACACATCCGTACTTGGATTAGCCAGCCGTATTTGGGAAAGATGCCTGCTGGTAATCTGCTCACTATCCGCAGCAATTTTATTTTCCGGATCCATGGTTACACAAAGCCTGAGATTATTTGACTTCATGAATATGCTCTGTATCAGACGAACTTCCTTTTATCGACACCAGAAAAATTATCTCCAGCCAACAATAATGAAAGTATGGAGGGACGAGCAGACAACCATGATCAATCAGCTTGCTGACATGGAGGGAGGACTCATCCTAGCAGGCGATGGACGGTGTGATAGTCctggtcactgtgcaaaatatgGATCTTTCAGCGTCGTTGAGCAGAGGTTGAACAAAGTACTGGATATACAGCTGTACAGGTGACATTGCAGAGTTATTTTCCAAATTCACAGCACACACATTGCAGACCATTCTCTTTACAGCTACACCTGATCAGTGTTTTTTCATATTGCCCACATTAGCCTGTACTCTTTCAGTGAACACAATAGTCGTGTCATATTGTATATTAACCATGTAGTTTTGCTGTTTCAGAGTAATGAGGTTCCCAACAGTTCCTGGTGTGAGCATGAAGGTCTAAGACGGACAATAGCATTTTTTGAAGACTGGGGCCTGGATGTATCAACTATTATCAGTGACAGACATCGCCAAAATGCCAAATGGATTAGGGAACAAATGCCCAACACAGATCATTATTTTGATGTGTGGCATGTTGCTAAAGGTCAGAGCAAGCTTTGGCTTCATTAAATTGTATGCTTGTGAGGCATGTGAAAGGTCAAACATatccaatgtacatgtatgagacTACATAAAGTACACATGTAACATATTTAGTACAGTCActgcagaaaaataaattgtgataTTGTAGCAATATCAAGCAATGTTATTAGGTTTATGACAAAAAGTCAAGTTTATATGCATATTATGATCTACAGGTTAGATGGAAACAAACTTTCTGTTCCACTCATTGGAATGTTGTGCAATGTTTTCTAACATTTACAGGAATCAGTCGAAAAATTGAATCCCTTGGGAGCCAAAAAGACTGCTCAGATTTAAAAGCATGGAAACAGTCTATCATCAATCATCTTTACTGGTCAGCTGCTTCAACTCCGGACAATAGGGGAGAAGTGATAGTGGCCAAGTGGTGTTCTGTCATAGGTCATATACAGAATACTCATACCAATCATCCAGACCCTCTGTTCACTGACTGTGCCCATGGACCACTTGAGGGAGAGGAGAGAAACAGGTTATGGATTCAACCAAGTTAGTATTTGCATTAAAAGAATAGTGGaaatttacatttgtaattaGCCATTTGATAACACCAAAAATTCATGTGCTTGAGTTTAGTCACTGTATAGTCTGATCACTAAGAAAGTATTAAACTGCATGCTAACATTCTCTGTTGCCTTAGCTGCTGTTCATTTTCAATTCAGTTCTGAATTCAGCCATGTACAGCCAGGCTGCTATTCAAATAATGTTGCTGCATTTGCTTTATTCAGGTATAGTTGGCTCATGACCATATTAGTTTTTATTATCAAAAGGTGCCAGCTGACTCTTGATACTAGCAGGGTTTGTGTAATTGAGCAAATAAATTTAGGCATGTGACGACTTTAATTTCCAGATAGTAGAGCTGCAGTTAAGTTGGAGAATCTCCTAACATCAAAGGCTTTGCTTAAAGACATTGGGAAGCTATCGGCTCACTATCAAACATCCAGTCTTGAAGCTTTTCACAGCCTTCTGcttcattttgcaccaaaacaCACTGCCTTCTCAAACTTGGGAATGCAAAGCAGGTCAGTAGTTTCTCAGAAAAGATTAGCTACATAGAAAGTTTTGAGTATAAGTTTACACACTACAATGAACATACCACCATCCAGTTGTCTCACAGTGTGATTCAAGGCGGAAACTGTGTAATTATCACTAATTCAGTAGATACGGTACCTTAATTAGCAATAATATGTCATTACATGCCTTACAGGCAGCTATTCAGTTACACCATTGTAGTAGATTCACTTTAACAAGAAATATGTAATTCTCTTTAACTTGCAGGCTGATACTGGCAGGGCTTCACTACAATGAAAATAGTGCCAGACCTCAAGCAGTCAATAGTGAAGGCCAGATGAGGTATTCCATTGTCTTCCCAAAGTACAAAAAAGGAGATTACACTGTACGTCCGATAAAGATAAAACCAAGCTAttgtaagtcaaattttctcactcattaaatgaaaatgaTTCAAGTCAAGACAAATGTGCCACTCTTCAAAAAGAAAGTATTccaatcaaaaatgatataatttcttGCCACTAGTGCTGTAActcaaaccaaatgtgaaaaCTTTGTATTGGCCTTGATAATGCACAAAATATATGGTTTTTTTTGTACATCTATAATCACAAGTATTCCATGAAATATCCAGAAAGTCACGGTGTTGCAGCATATTAATATTCTAATTGTGCTGCATATTCCGTTTACAGTATACATCCAGAAACTCATGGAAACACTGTTTAACGACTATCTACAACATCGAAGACTGATGAAACAGATGAGTGAGCAGCTCAGTGAAAACCTTCCAGGTCCCATGTCATCTAGGATGGAACATCCAGACAAGGATGAAGCGATAGATTCCTTTGTCAGCCGCTTCAATGCAGTGGTCTGAGGAGAAGCTTTGTTAGAATGAAGGGAGGAACGTCATAAGTTATATGAATATACAGAGAAAGtttaaaattctaaaaaatTGACTGACAAGTTTTATTGACATATGTGTATCCATGAAGCATAACTCCGCATGCCACTTTGTATAGTGCAAAAGTTTTCATGTAGtttgctttttcaaaataatttttttatactgTTGCTAAAAGTTCAATATACACAGACGAATGAGTAAATATGATCTTGTTACAAAATATCTAGAATCCAGCTATTTTCAGAATTGTGGTTCAGTATTTAACTGGTAACTGTTCTTTTTATACCTACATGATTTTGTGAGTAcagagaaattaaaaacaattgTCACAATGGGACTTACTTAGGAATGTACAACATGACCCATACTTAGGAATGTGCAACATGACCCATAATGCAACATTAATTTGTGTGGCATTGTTGCGAGACTGATTGGGACAAAAATAAAGGAGCTGACAAATTACAACACAGAGATTTGTGAGTTTCAAATCACTTTATATTCTCAAATTTAGAATTAAATAAATTACAGTATACATGAAATCAATCAATCTGATACTTCCTGGAGTGGactgacaaattgaaaattcttATATGTTCCATCAGATGATGGAAAATGTTCTCGTATCTTTGATATAACGCATGACGGAAGTGGAACACGTACATGTCTACCCAGCCATCCCCAACTCCATCTGACAAACTGCCGATAGGCTATGTATCTGTCTCTCCAgagaaaataaaggaaaatatTAAGTTTAAGTCATTTGTTgaaattctgtaaattattAATGTGTTTTTAATGACAAAAACATGGCTGATGAagtaaacatgcaaagaaatcaGAATAACCTGAAAgagaaagtacatgtattgtaaaaattatggTAGTATACAATGCACACTCACTCATTTTGTTGAAACTGCCTCATTTCCCATACTCCTGTCTGTACTGATAGTACGCCGTCTCGAGCACCCATCTATCCAAACAAACCGATGCAAAACCGGGATGGAGTGTTATGCAGGAACATTGCTGTTCTGACTCAATCACATAATGCTCAACCTTCTCCCATACCCTGTCCTCTTCATGACAACAGTGACTGATCTCCACCTGTGTCATCACACTGCAACATGAACACCTGCACCTGCAATATAAAAAACTAATTTCAACGACTTTGAGCAATATGAGCAATGATTGTATTGTCTCTACCACAAGTTCAACAAGCAACCTGTTTAGACATGGATGATTTCATAGGTAAGAAGGTGATATACCCagatcattgacaatgacagttgTGACCATGATGTAGTTTTGACACTGTAAACACATGACAGCAGATCTCAAAAGGGATCAACAAAAAACACCTTATGATATAAAAGGTCATTTCAAGAGAGCATTTGCTCAATGGCACAAGGAAACGCAGGCAGTTACAGAGTTTTTGACTTCCTACCATTGAACTAAAGTGTCGTGTCAACCCCATGATTGTTATGCGGCTAATCACTCTGACCTTGACATTTACACAGAGCTCAAGCGATATTCTGAGACGAATGGCGTTGTCAGTGAATGCTCTGGTGGGGCGTTGAAAACGAATTCTCAGACAGTGATtgccagaaaaaaaatcagtctgTATCTCTAGTGCTCCACTCTTGTATTTGACAGGCACGGCCAGGATGCCCTGTTGCATGTTGTTGGATATCACAATCCCGGTATGGTATGGCTATACGTATTGTATGTATTATCAGGCCCACGGAGAAGTGAAGAGAAACTACAAACTTTAGTACTTCTTGCTTAATTTTACTGTTATTATGCGGTTAATAAACTGTTCACAAAGACGCACAGTATCTTGTCAAAAAC is a window encoding:
- the LOC139124294 gene encoding uncharacterized protein, which encodes MRTKSRTKGVTVKPETHHIGIQCNLIDARLLVNEVGLSQYPDDDDGEDDDDDGEDDDDEDQDEDVDDDDDGDGDDDFVSYQSDLSNQYLPQNIQSSAQDDPLNNANANQPHREEKFLVFRTELLALFDHCPQCNGPTHGDISKRVGSLIHVTQKCGKCGHIRTWISQPYLGKMPAGNLLTIRSNFIFRIHGYTKPEII
- the LOC139123646 gene encoding uncharacterized protein — its product is MPNTDHYFDVWHVAKGISRKIESLGSQKDCSDLKAWKQSIINHLYWSAASTPDNRGEVIVAKWCSVIGHIQNTHTNHPDPLFTDCAHGPLEGEERNRLWIQPNSRAAVKLENLLTSKALLKDIGKLSAHYQTSSLEAFHSLLLHFAPKHTAFSNLGMQSRLILAGLHYNENSARPQAVNSEGQMRYSIVFPKYKKGDYTVRPIKIKPSYLYIQKLMETLFNDYLQHRRLMKQMSEQLSENLPGPMSSRMEHPDKDEAIDSFVSRFNAVV